One region of Peribacillus simplex genomic DNA includes:
- a CDS encoding thiamine pyrophosphate-dependent dehydrogenase E1 component subunit alpha — MVENRHLQAGLSDENVLEMYKVMLLARRIDERMWLLNRSGKIPFVVSCQGQEAAQVGAAFALNREKDYILPYYRDLGVVLAFGMTARDLMLSSFAKAEDPNSGGRQMPGHFGQKKNRIVTGSSPVTTQVPHAVGIALAAKMEGKDIVSFVTFGEGSSNQGDFHEGANFAGVHKLPVILMCENNQYAISVPIEKQLACSKVSDRAIGYGMPGVTVDGNDPIEVYRVVKEAAERGRRGEGPSLIETVSYRLTPHSSDDDDSQYRSPEEVSEAKKIDSIITFGAYLKAVGIMDDQLEKQMNEEIMEVVNEATDYAENAPFANEDTLSKYVYADK; from the coding sequence ATGGTTGAAAACCGTCATCTGCAAGCAGGTCTGAGTGATGAAAATGTGCTAGAGATGTATAAAGTGATGTTGTTGGCAAGACGTATAGATGAACGGATGTGGCTGTTGAACAGATCTGGAAAAATTCCATTCGTCGTTTCTTGTCAAGGACAAGAAGCAGCTCAAGTGGGTGCTGCGTTTGCTTTAAATCGTGAAAAGGATTATATCCTTCCCTATTACCGGGATCTTGGGGTAGTGCTTGCATTTGGGATGACCGCCAGAGATTTAATGTTATCCAGTTTTGCAAAAGCGGAAGATCCGAATTCAGGCGGAAGGCAAATGCCTGGCCATTTTGGGCAAAAAAAGAATCGCATCGTAACGGGATCTTCGCCAGTTACCACTCAAGTGCCGCATGCAGTGGGGATTGCACTCGCTGCAAAAATGGAAGGAAAAGATATCGTTTCATTCGTTACATTTGGTGAAGGGTCATCAAACCAAGGTGATTTCCATGAAGGAGCGAATTTTGCAGGTGTACATAAACTTCCGGTTATCTTGATGTGCGAGAATAATCAATATGCCATTTCCGTCCCTATCGAAAAACAATTGGCCTGCAGCAAAGTGTCGGACCGGGCCATTGGTTATGGCATGCCAGGGGTGACGGTTGATGGAAATGATCCGATCGAAGTATACCGGGTGGTGAAAGAAGCGGCTGAGAGGGGAAGGCGTGGTGAAGGACCAAGCTTGATTGAAACGGTTTCATACAGGTTGACACCCCATTCAAGCGACGATGATGATAGTCAATACAGGTCGCCTGAAGAAGTATCGGAGGCAAAAAAAATAGATTCAATCATTACATTCGGGGCCTATTTAAAAGCTGTAGGGATCATGGATGATCAATTAGAGAAACAAATGAACGAGGAAATAATGGAAGTTGTGAACGAAGCGACGGATTATGCGGAAAATGCTCCATTTGCAAATGAAGACACGCTTTCAAAATATGTTTATGCAGATAAGTAA
- a CDS encoding alpha-ketoacid dehydrogenase subunit beta, with translation MAVISYIDAVIMAMREEMERDSRVFVLGEDVGKKGGVFKATSGLYEQFGEQRVIDTPLAESAIAGVGIGAAMYGMRPIAEMQFADFIMPAINQIISEAAKIRYRSNNDWQCPIVIRAPYGGGVHGALYHSQSVEAIFANQPGLKIVMPSTPYDVKGLLKAAIRDDDPVLFFEHKRAYRLIKEEVPTDDYVLPIGKADVKRDGEDVTVITYGLCVHFALQAAERLASDGISVHILDLRTVYPLDQEAIIEAASKTGKVLLITEDNKEGSIIGEVSAIIAENCLFDLDAPIMRLAGPDVPAMPYSPALEKSFMVNPEKVEKALRDLAAY, from the coding sequence ATGGCAGTGATATCTTATATAGATGCCGTTATAATGGCTATGCGAGAAGAAATGGAACGTGATTCCCGTGTATTTGTCTTAGGGGAGGACGTAGGGAAAAAAGGCGGCGTTTTTAAAGCGACATCTGGTTTATACGAACAATTCGGGGAACAGCGGGTCATTGATACCCCGCTTGCTGAATCAGCAATCGCAGGAGTGGGCATTGGCGCGGCCATGTATGGGATGAGGCCGATTGCAGAAATGCAATTTGCTGATTTTATCATGCCTGCAATCAACCAAATCATTTCAGAAGCTGCAAAAATTCGTTATCGCTCCAATAATGACTGGCAATGTCCTATCGTCATCAGGGCTCCATACGGCGGGGGAGTACATGGCGCGTTATACCATTCACAATCTGTTGAAGCCATTTTTGCCAATCAACCGGGACTTAAAATTGTCATGCCATCTACGCCATATGACGTGAAAGGGTTATTGAAAGCAGCCATTCGGGATGATGACCCGGTCCTTTTCTTTGAACATAAACGTGCCTATCGCCTTATTAAAGAAGAAGTGCCGACTGATGATTATGTTTTACCCATTGGTAAAGCGGATGTAAAACGTGACGGCGAGGACGTTACAGTGATTACTTACGGCCTTTGTGTTCATTTTGCGCTTCAGGCAGCTGAAAGACTTGCCAGTGATGGCATATCCGTTCATATACTTGATCTGCGAACCGTTTATCCATTGGATCAAGAAGCCATTATTGAAGCTGCATCGAAAACAGGAAAGGTCCTATTGATTACTGAAGATAATAAGGAGGGGAGCATCATTGGTGAAGTATCGGCAATTATTGCAGAAAACTGCCTCTTCGATCTGGATGCCCCAATCATGAGACTGGCAGGCCCGGATGTTCCAGCGATGCCATATTCCCCAGCATTGGAGAAATCCTTCATGGTGAATCCTGAAAAAGTTGAAAAGGCACTGCGGGACCTGGCAGCCTATTAA
- a CDS encoding DMT family transporter, whose protein sequence is MLRLYGALIGLSLIWGLSFVFMKWLLPPAGIWGIVFLRCLAGAVMLLPILWLKRRNINWKLPWKALVVVGIFNCGLAWGLIALSETEINSSTASILNATTPIWTGIIGFIIFSYVLTARQWVGILIGFFGILVLMDFQVGQLFGKEFIGIGTMLLASTCYGFAGQFTKRFLSNTSILVITTFTLLTGAVIGLIGMLITEPIKPVMLLEPLTVLSIVGLGCFGSGLGQLIYFYINKNGSPELAATVTYLIPATAMVWGYVLLGEAINPNVIIGLLIIFAGVYLSSKKSKVNDGTNSSSEKQGELRQVK, encoded by the coding sequence ATGCTTCGATTATACGGGGCTTTAATCGGCCTTAGTTTGATATGGGGTTTATCGTTTGTTTTTATGAAGTGGCTGCTCCCGCCAGCGGGCATTTGGGGAATTGTTTTTCTCCGCTGTTTGGCAGGTGCTGTTATGCTGCTTCCCATTTTATGGTTGAAGCGCAGGAATATCAACTGGAAATTGCCGTGGAAAGCACTGGTCGTTGTCGGAATCTTCAATTGTGGATTAGCATGGGGATTAATAGCTTTAAGTGAAACAGAGATTAACAGCAGCACGGCATCGATTCTTAATGCAACCACTCCGATCTGGACGGGGATCATCGGATTTATCATTTTTTCATATGTTTTAACCGCCCGACAATGGGTGGGCATTCTAATCGGTTTTTTCGGAATTCTAGTATTGATGGATTTTCAAGTCGGTCAGCTTTTCGGCAAGGAATTCATTGGGATTGGGACAATGCTGCTAGCGTCCACCTGTTATGGTTTTGCCGGCCAATTTACGAAAAGATTTCTTTCCAATACCAGCATATTGGTCATTACGACGTTTACGCTGCTCACGGGTGCCGTTATCGGTTTGATCGGGATGCTGATAACAGAGCCGATTAAGCCAGTGATGTTGTTGGAACCGCTAACGGTTTTATCCATAGTCGGACTTGGGTGCTTTGGCTCTGGGCTAGGACAGCTGATCTATTTCTACATCAATAAAAATGGCAGCCCAGAGTTAGCCGCAACGGTCACATATCTTATTCCTGCAACCGCTATGGTTTGGGGCTATGTCCTGCTGGGAGAAGCGATTAATCCTAATGTAATTATTGGCCTGCTTATTATTTTCGCAGGAGTTTATCTTTCTTCTAAGAAGTCAAAAGTAAATGATGGTACAAATTCTTCATCCGAAAAACAAGGGGAATTGCGTCAAGTAAAATAA
- a CDS encoding ring-cleaving dioxygenase: MNGLKGIHHVTAITSSAEKNYEFFTNILGMRLVKKTVNQDDIQTYHLFFADDVGGPGTDMTFFDFPGIPKGVHGTNEISKTSFRVPNDAALDYWVKRFDRLEVGNTGIQEQFGKKIISFVDFDDQQYQLISDENNEGIAAGIPWQKGPIPLEYAITGLGPIFIRIANFEYFKEMMEKVLLFKEIDTEGSFHLFEVGEGGNGAQVIVEHNSILPQARQGFGTVHHTAFRVEDRSVLEEWIKRMESFQFHTSGYVDRHFFESLYVRVAPQILFEFATDGPGFMGDEPYETLGEKLSLPPFLEPKRDQIEKLVRPIDTVRSTKEFIKE; the protein is encoded by the coding sequence ATGAACGGATTAAAAGGAATACACCACGTAACGGCTATAACAAGCAGTGCAGAAAAGAATTATGAATTTTTCACAAATATATTAGGCATGCGTTTAGTCAAGAAAACAGTTAACCAAGATGATATCCAAACGTATCACCTGTTTTTTGCTGACGATGTAGGCGGTCCAGGTACTGACATGACTTTCTTCGACTTTCCTGGTATTCCAAAAGGAGTGCATGGGACTAATGAGATTTCAAAAACATCCTTCCGTGTACCGAATGATGCAGCATTAGATTATTGGGTTAAGCGCTTCGATCGATTAGAAGTAGGGAATACAGGAATCCAAGAACAATTTGGTAAAAAGATCATTTCTTTTGTTGATTTTGATGATCAGCAATATCAATTGATCTCAGATGAAAACAATGAAGGGATTGCAGCTGGAATCCCTTGGCAAAAAGGACCGATTCCCCTGGAGTATGCAATTACAGGATTAGGACCAATTTTCATTCGCATCGCCAACTTCGAATACTTTAAAGAAATGATGGAAAAAGTCCTATTATTCAAAGAAATAGACACTGAAGGATCATTTCATTTATTCGAAGTAGGGGAAGGTGGGAATGGTGCACAAGTAATTGTCGAACATAATTCGATCCTTCCTCAGGCACGGCAGGGTTTTGGGACTGTTCACCATACAGCCTTCCGTGTAGAAGACCGTTCCGTTCTTGAAGAATGGATCAAAAGAATGGAAAGCTTCCAATTTCATACTTCCGGTTATGTTGATCGTCACTTTTTTGAGTCGCTTTACGTGCGAGTGGCGCCGCAAATTTTATTCGAGTTTGCCACGGATGGTCCTGGATTTATGGGGGATGAGCCATATGAAACGCTTGGGGAAAAGTTATCTTTACCACCGTTCTTAGAACCGAAAAGGGATCAAATCGAAAAGTTGGT